From a region of the Sesamum indicum cultivar Zhongzhi No. 13 linkage group LG3, S_indicum_v1.0, whole genome shotgun sequence genome:
- the LOC105157278 gene encoding protein NBR1 homolog isoform X2, with amino-acid sequence MEAASTVVIKVKYGDMLRRFNALIVDEELGLSMDGLRGKILSLFSFAPDTELMLSYIDEDGDMVTLVDADDLRDVMKQGLNPIRITVKLSSGKTTRRFNSSSESSIPLKSPRVQPTLQNLQAGVSEILKTVPEPLRATLTKLSTDLTSKVSLSAPGITEFVDYFSKVGLSCLVQLSEFQTRAQPTTNNDALETRRALTETKDSMMSKIDAATLKVPSNGREGQSSKSGESLTKLQPEETMEHNKVKLINVTGGNMETSSSEVIGLKAVSSALGNVSVVPPKKKLGKSSCTSVNLPSEGNNVPTEKEVHEPSEPHVGHKTADTSAPHPMKGDCLDGRMRCVFPGGLWASPGSIWGPPNSVSSNLPVLLSGSNPIYECSFSGTPIGNTSAAPLSHTSQAVPFRSSSSQNDSIGIVFHRGVRCDGCGVHPITGPRFKSKVKVDYDLCRICFSEIGNDTDYIRMERPVVRRHHMSEGFYDSNQAPMLPEVSKIKPCASKLDSCFIQDVNVFDGTTVAPLTPFIKIWRMRNNGMVVWPQKTQLIWIGGHRLSSHNSIELEIPAAGLPVDHELDIMVDFIAPELPGQYISYWRMISPSGQKFGQRVWVLIQVDASVRGTPYESIRSLNLNLPPVTNGLIGSETVNAEAEPIVKDSEPKRNNYKKMAEIVEPVLDLQPNNFQDMKFPINDSLLVGSGASSTVRFADPSVPCPVIHMLDPPLPPAPTTSANVDTLELPGKMAGNGASNSIPSPIIHMLDQSPPPAAAISSSEESAVELRAKKEVEEQLLKELEEMGFKHVALNREILRMNDYDLEQAVNDLCGGVDWDSILEDLWEMGFHDTEMNKMLLKKNKGSIMRVVMDLIIAGKI; translated from the exons ATGGAGGCTGCTTCTACTGTGGTGATCAag GTCAAGTATGGGGATATGCTGAGGCGTTTCAATGCTCTAATTGTTGATGAGGAATTGGGTCTCAGTATGGACGGACTAAGAGGGAAGATCCTTTCCCTCTTCAGCTTTGCTCCGGACACTGAGTTAATGCTCTCTTATATTGATGAAGATGGTGATATGGTGACCCTTGTTGATGCTGATGATCTCCGTGATGTGATGAAGCAGGGTTTGAACCCTATTAGAATAACTGTTAAGCTGAGTTCTGGAAAAACCACAAGACGGTTTAATAGTTCAAGTGAAAGTTCTATACCCCTCAAATCACCTAGGGTGCAACCAACATTGCAAAATCTGCAAGCTGGGGTATCAGAGATCCTGAAAACAGTGCCAGAGCCTCTACGTGCAACACTCACTAAGCTCTCCACTGATTTGACCTCAAAAGTGTCATTATCTGCTCCAGGTATTACAGAGTTTGTTGACTACTTCTCGAAAGTGGGCTTGTCCTGTCTGGTTCAGCTTTCTGAGTTCCAAACTAGAGCGCAGCCCACCACAAACAATGATGCTCTTGAAACCAGGCGAGCACTAACAGAAACCAAAGACTCTATGATGTCCAAGATTGATGCTGCCACTCTGAAGGTTCCATCAAATGGCAGAGAAGGGCAATCCTCGAAGAGTGGTGAGAGCTTGACAAAACTTCAACCTGAGGAGACCATGGAACACAACAAGGTGAAACTTATTAATGTAACTGGAGGGAACATGGAGACTTCATCTTCAGAAGTGATTGGCTTAAAAGCTGTGTCATCAGCCCTTGGAAATGTTAGTGTTG TTCCTCCGAAGAAGAAGCTTGGAAAATCTTCTTGCACATCTGTTAATCTGCCATCTGAAGGAAATAATGTTCCTACTGAAAAGGAGGTTCATGAGCCTAGTGAGCCTCATGTTGGACACAAAACTGCTGATACCAGTGCTCCTCATCCTATGAAGGGGGATTGTCTTGATGGAAGGATGAGATGTGTATTTCCTGGTGGTTTGTGGGCATCTCCAGGCTCAATATGGGGACCTCCTAATTCTGTTAGTTCAAATTTGCCAGTCTTACTGTCTGGCTCTAACCCCATATACGAGTGCTCATTTTCTGGAACACCTATTGGAAATACCTCAGCTGCTCCGTTGTCTCACACTTCCCAGGCAGTTCCGTTTAGGAGCAGCAGCAGTCAGAATGACAGCATTGGTATTGTCTTCCACCGGGGTGTTCGTTGTGATGGTTGTGGGGTCCATCCAATAACTGGTCCCAGGTTCAAGTCAAAAGT AAAGGTGGACTATGATCTATGCAGAATCTGCTTTTCAGAAATTGGAAATGACACTGACTATATCAGAATGGAACGCCCAGTAGTTCGTCGACACCATATGTCTGAGGGGTTCTATGATTCA AACCAGGCTCCAATGCTACCAGAAGTCTCTAAGATCAAACCATGTGCATCCAAGCTAGATAGTTGCTTCATTCAGGATGTGAATGTATTTGATGGCACTACTGTGGCACCTCTAACTCCATTTATCAAGATTTGGCGAATGAGGAACAATGGTATGGTTGTATGGCCCCAGAAAACACAGCTTATCTGGATTGGTGGACATAGATTGAGCAGTCATAATTCTATTGAATTGGAG ATTCCTGCAGCTGGTTTGCCGGTAGACCATGAGCTTGATATCATGGTTGATTTCATTGCTCCTGAGCTTCCTGGTCAGTACATTTCTTACTGGAGAATGATTTCACCCTCTGGCCAAAAGTTTGGGCAACGTGTTTGGGTTCTTATCCAG GTTGATGCTTCTGTGAGAGGGACACCATATGAAAGCATTAGGAGCTTGAACCTGAACTTACCTCCTGTAACCAACGGCTTAATTGGTTCTGAAACTGTCAATGCAGAGGCAGAGCCAATTGTGAAAGATAGTGAGCCCAAGCGCAATAACTACAAAAAGATGGCTGAAATAGTGGAACCAGTACTAGACTTGCAGCCAAACAATTTTCAGGACATGAAATTCCCAATCAATGACAGCTTGCTGGTTGGCAGTGGTGCATCAAGCACTGTTCGTTTCGCTGATCCATCCGTTCCATGTCCTGTTATTCATATGCTTGATCCCCCACTTCCACCAGCACCCACTACAAGTGCAAATGTAGACACACTAGAGCTCCCAGGAAAGATGGCTGGAAATGGTGCATCAAACTCTATTCCAAGTCCTATTATTCATATGCTTGATCAATCACCTCCACCTGCAGCAGCTATTTCGAGTTCAGAGGAATCAGCAGTAGAGCTCCGTGCAAAAAAGGAAGTGGAGGAGCAACTCCTTAAGGAGCTTGAGGAGATGGGCTTCAAACATGTTGCTTTAAACAGGGAAATCTTGAGGATGAATGACTATGATTTGGAGCAAGCCGTGAATGATCTTTGTGGTGGTGTTGATTGGGATTCTATCCTTGAGGATTTGTGGGAGATG GGTTTTCATGATACAGAAATGAACAAGATGCTGCTGAAGAAGAATAAGGGAAGTATCATGCGCGTGGTTATGGATCTTATCATTGCAGGGAAGATCTAG
- the LOC105157278 gene encoding protein NBR1 homolog isoform X3, protein MEAASTVVIKVKYGDMLRRFNALIVDEELGLSMDGLRGKILSLFSFAPDTELMLSYIDEDGDMVTLVDADDLRDVMKQGLNPIRITVKLSSGKTTRRFNSSSESSIPLKSPRVQPTLQNLQAGVSEILKTVPEPLRATLTKLSTDLTSKVSLSAPGITEFVDYFSKVGLSCLVQLSEFQTRAQPTTNNDALETRRALTETKDSMMSKIDAATLKVPSNGREGQSSKSGESLTKLQPEETMEHNKVKLINVTGGNMETSSSEVIGLKAVSSALGNVSVGKQEKVNKIKDRYLNEKSHLISSHSLVPPKKKLGKSSCTSVNLPSEGNNVPTEKEVHEPSEPHVGHKTADTSAPHPMKGDCLDGRMRCVFPGGLWASPGSIWGPPNSVSSNLPVLLSGSNPIYECSFSGTPIGNTSAAPLSHTSQAVPFRSSSSQNDSIGIVFHRGVRCDGCGVHPITGPRFKSKVKVDYDLCRICFSEIGNDTDYIRMERPVVRRHHMSEGFYDSNQAPMLPEVSKIKPCASKLDSCFIQDVNVFDGTTVAPLTPFIKIWRMRNNGMVVWPQKTQLIWIGGHRLSSHNSIELEIPAAGLPVDHELDIMVDFIAPELPGQYISYWRMISPSGQKFGQRVWVLIQVDASVRGTPYESIRSLNLNLPPVTNGLIGSETVNAEAEPIVKDSEPKRNNYKKMAEIVEPVLDLQPNNFQDMKFPINDSLLVGSGASSTVRFADPSVPCPVIHMLDPPLPPAPTTSANVDTLELPGKMAGNGASNSIPSPIIHMLDQSPPPAAAISSSEESAVELRAKKEVEEQLLKELEEMGFKHVALNREILRMNDYDLEQAVNDLCGGVDWDSILEDLWEMK, encoded by the exons ATGGAGGCTGCTTCTACTGTGGTGATCAag GTCAAGTATGGGGATATGCTGAGGCGTTTCAATGCTCTAATTGTTGATGAGGAATTGGGTCTCAGTATGGACGGACTAAGAGGGAAGATCCTTTCCCTCTTCAGCTTTGCTCCGGACACTGAGTTAATGCTCTCTTATATTGATGAAGATGGTGATATGGTGACCCTTGTTGATGCTGATGATCTCCGTGATGTGATGAAGCAGGGTTTGAACCCTATTAGAATAACTGTTAAGCTGAGTTCTGGAAAAACCACAAGACGGTTTAATAGTTCAAGTGAAAGTTCTATACCCCTCAAATCACCTAGGGTGCAACCAACATTGCAAAATCTGCAAGCTGGGGTATCAGAGATCCTGAAAACAGTGCCAGAGCCTCTACGTGCAACACTCACTAAGCTCTCCACTGATTTGACCTCAAAAGTGTCATTATCTGCTCCAGGTATTACAGAGTTTGTTGACTACTTCTCGAAAGTGGGCTTGTCCTGTCTGGTTCAGCTTTCTGAGTTCCAAACTAGAGCGCAGCCCACCACAAACAATGATGCTCTTGAAACCAGGCGAGCACTAACAGAAACCAAAGACTCTATGATGTCCAAGATTGATGCTGCCACTCTGAAGGTTCCATCAAATGGCAGAGAAGGGCAATCCTCGAAGAGTGGTGAGAGCTTGACAAAACTTCAACCTGAGGAGACCATGGAACACAACAAGGTGAAACTTATTAATGTAACTGGAGGGAACATGGAGACTTCATCTTCAGAAGTGATTGGCTTAAAAGCTGTGTCATCAGCCCTTGGAAATGTTAGTGTTGGTAAGCAAGAAAAGGTCAATAAAATCAAGGACcgttatttaaatgaaaagtCTCATCTGATATCTTCTCATTCACTAGTTCCTCCGAAGAAGAAGCTTGGAAAATCTTCTTGCACATCTGTTAATCTGCCATCTGAAGGAAATAATGTTCCTACTGAAAAGGAGGTTCATGAGCCTAGTGAGCCTCATGTTGGACACAAAACTGCTGATACCAGTGCTCCTCATCCTATGAAGGGGGATTGTCTTGATGGAAGGATGAGATGTGTATTTCCTGGTGGTTTGTGGGCATCTCCAGGCTCAATATGGGGACCTCCTAATTCTGTTAGTTCAAATTTGCCAGTCTTACTGTCTGGCTCTAACCCCATATACGAGTGCTCATTTTCTGGAACACCTATTGGAAATACCTCAGCTGCTCCGTTGTCTCACACTTCCCAGGCAGTTCCGTTTAGGAGCAGCAGCAGTCAGAATGACAGCATTGGTATTGTCTTCCACCGGGGTGTTCGTTGTGATGGTTGTGGGGTCCATCCAATAACTGGTCCCAGGTTCAAGTCAAAAGT AAAGGTGGACTATGATCTATGCAGAATCTGCTTTTCAGAAATTGGAAATGACACTGACTATATCAGAATGGAACGCCCAGTAGTTCGTCGACACCATATGTCTGAGGGGTTCTATGATTCA AACCAGGCTCCAATGCTACCAGAAGTCTCTAAGATCAAACCATGTGCATCCAAGCTAGATAGTTGCTTCATTCAGGATGTGAATGTATTTGATGGCACTACTGTGGCACCTCTAACTCCATTTATCAAGATTTGGCGAATGAGGAACAATGGTATGGTTGTATGGCCCCAGAAAACACAGCTTATCTGGATTGGTGGACATAGATTGAGCAGTCATAATTCTATTGAATTGGAG ATTCCTGCAGCTGGTTTGCCGGTAGACCATGAGCTTGATATCATGGTTGATTTCATTGCTCCTGAGCTTCCTGGTCAGTACATTTCTTACTGGAGAATGATTTCACCCTCTGGCCAAAAGTTTGGGCAACGTGTTTGGGTTCTTATCCAG GTTGATGCTTCTGTGAGAGGGACACCATATGAAAGCATTAGGAGCTTGAACCTGAACTTACCTCCTGTAACCAACGGCTTAATTGGTTCTGAAACTGTCAATGCAGAGGCAGAGCCAATTGTGAAAGATAGTGAGCCCAAGCGCAATAACTACAAAAAGATGGCTGAAATAGTGGAACCAGTACTAGACTTGCAGCCAAACAATTTTCAGGACATGAAATTCCCAATCAATGACAGCTTGCTGGTTGGCAGTGGTGCATCAAGCACTGTTCGTTTCGCTGATCCATCCGTTCCATGTCCTGTTATTCATATGCTTGATCCCCCACTTCCACCAGCACCCACTACAAGTGCAAATGTAGACACACTAGAGCTCCCAGGAAAGATGGCTGGAAATGGTGCATCAAACTCTATTCCAAGTCCTATTATTCATATGCTTGATCAATCACCTCCACCTGCAGCAGCTATTTCGAGTTCAGAGGAATCAGCAGTAGAGCTCCGTGCAAAAAAGGAAGTGGAGGAGCAACTCCTTAAGGAGCTTGAGGAGATGGGCTTCAAACATGTTGCTTTAAACAGGGAAATCTTGAGGATGAATGACTATGATTTGGAGCAAGCCGTGAATGATCTTTGTGGTGGTGTTGATTGGGATTCTATCCTTGAGGATTTGTGGGAGATG AAATGA
- the LOC105157280 gene encoding uncharacterized protein LOC105157280: MRKNQNHNDQEHNTEILKAVAQAWHGRSSSSKSSTTTSEFDAHRLYFKGRPSRFKLEAMNMAAKKEQCGTSWDFGQSLWDSYEILAVSKKLETGLVLDNPYSSASNEQGHGVKKRKESKNSLRNLFSRVSSRRFSQADLPSEGD, from the coding sequence ATGAGGAAAAACCAGAACCATAATGATCAAGAACATAATACTGAAATCCTCAAGGCTGTTGCCCAGGCATGGCATGGCCGTTCCAGCAGTTCTAAGTCGTCAACGACAACGTCAGAGTTCGACGCCCACAGGCTATACTTCAAGGGCCGGCCTAGTCGGTTCAAGCTTGAAGCGATGAACATGGCAGCTAAGAAGGAACAATGTGGGACTAGTTGGGATTTTGGGCAATCACTTTGGGATTCTTATGAGATTCTGGCTGTTTCGAAGAAGTTGGAGACGGGCTTAGTTCTGGATAATCCGTATTCTTCTGCATCGAACGAGCAGGGACACGGTGTCAAGAAGCGGAAAGAGAGTAAGAATAGCTTGAGGAATTTGTTCAGCAGAGTGTCCTCAAGAAGATTCAGTCAAGCAGATTTACCCTCAGAAGGAGACTAG
- the LOC105157277 gene encoding pentatricopeptide repeat-containing protein At2g22410, mitochondrial-like, whose protein sequence is MVYALIAFSSQFLTRKDSIADFQENPKTLILERCKTSKELNQVHAHLIKTRRLHHPAVAEPLLESAALVLPDPAIDYAVSIFRKLENLDSSAYNVMIRGFNKRQSPEKSLLLFRQMVEHSVRPDEFTFPSVLKACSKLRALREGEQIHAHIVKLIDGFGCKEFVENSLVYMYACCDRLELARQVFDGMSERSPVAWKSMFAGYVRCGYWAEVVSLFQNMLKMGVEFNEVTLITVLTACGKLGDLELGNWIYEYVVANELMGHDNLITSLVDMYAKCGCVDTARSLFDNMSTRDVVAWSAMISGYSQSNRCKEALALFHDMQKANVEPNEVTMVSVLSACAFLGALQTGKWVHSYIKKKNLKLTINLGTTLVDFYAKCGCPDRAIEVFKEARYKNVWTWTALIQGLAINGRGKHALEFFNMMRKEKVEPNDVTFISVLGACSHAGLVDEGRGYFVSMSRDFGIEPRIEHYG, encoded by the coding sequence ATGGTGTATGCTCTGATAGCTTTTTCCTCACAATTCTTGACGAGAAAAGATTCCATTGCTGACTTCCAAGAGAACCCGAAAACCTTGATTCTCGAACGATGCAAGACCAGCAAAGAGCTAAACCAAGTGCATGCCCACCTGATCAAGACCCGGCGTCTCCACCACCCGGCGGTAGCGGAGCCCCTCCTCGAGTCGGCCGCGCTCGTTCTCCCCGACCCCGCCATTGACTATGCTGTCTCCATCTTTCGTAAACTGGAAAATCTCGACTCGTCGGCCTATAATGTTATGATAAGGGGGTTTAACAAGAGACAATCCCCCGAAAAATCCCTTCTTTTGTTCAGGCAAATGGTTGAACACTCGGTGCGACCAGATGAGTTCACATTCCCCAGCGTTTTGAAAGCGTGTTCGAAGCTAAGGGCGTTGAGGGAAGGCGAACAAATTCACGCCCACATTGTGAAGTTGATAGACGGGTTTGGATGTAAAGAGTTTGTTGAGAATTCTTTAGTTTATATGTATGCTTGCTGCGACAGACTTGAATTGGCGCGCCAAGTATTTGATGGGATGTCTGAAAGAAGTCCCGTTGCCTGGAAATCGATGTTTGCAGGTTATGTTAGGTGTGGTTATTGGGCAGAGGTAGTGTCGCTGTTTCAGAACATGTTGAAAATGGGCGTTGAGTTTAATGAAGTGACATTGATCACTGTTCTGACAGCTTGTGGAAAGCTTGGTGATTTGGAGTTGGGGAACTGGATTTATGAGTATGTAGTTGCGAATGAACTCATGGGACATGATAACTTGATTACTTCTCTCGTTGATATGTATGCTAAGTGTGGTTGTGTGGACACTGCGAGGAGTTTATTCGATAATATGTCTACTAGAGATGTCGTTGCATGGAGCGCCATGATCTCCGGTTATAGCCAGTCGAATCGATGTAAGGAGGCACTTGCTCTCTTCCATGACATGCAAAAGGCAAATGTGGAACCAAATGAGGTAACAATGGTTAGTGTGCTCTCTGCTTGTGCTTTTCTTGGAGCTTTACAAACTGGAAAATGGGTCCATTCttacataaaaaagaagaatctgAAGCTTACTATCAATCTTGGAACCACTCTTGTTGATTTCTATGCAAAATGTGGGTGTCCTGATAGAGCTATTGAAGTATTCAAAGAGGCGCGTTACAAGAACGTCTGGACATGGACAGCACTAATTCAAGGTCTTGCAATTAATGGACGAGGAAAACATGCCCTAGAATTCTTCAATATGATGCGGAAAGAAAAAGTTGAACCAAATGATGTGACTTTCATTAGTGTTCTTGGCGCTTGCAGCCATGCAGGTTTGGTTGATGAAGGGCGGGGTTATTTCGTTAGTATGAGTCGAGATTTTGGCATTGAGCCGAGAATTGAGCACTACGGT
- the LOC110011772 gene encoding pentatricopeptide repeat-containing protein At3g24000, mitochondrial-like, translated as MPIKPNAVIWRTLLASCRVHKLVEIGEVALKHALRLEPAHSGDYILLSNLYASVGRSNDAARLRDEMKRLGIKKSPGCSYIELDGIINEFLAEDDKHPESKEIYNAIENTMAQIKLAGYVPDKAQARLEAEEDDREASVSHHSEKLAIAFGLIRTSPGATIRVTKNLRICTDCHNAAKVISKVFCREIVVRDRSRFHHFKDGSCSCNDFW; from the coding sequence ATGCCCATCAAACCAAATGCAGTTATATGGAGAACTTTGCTTGCATCATGTAGAGTACATAAGCTCGTCGAAATTGGGGAAGTAGCGCTGAAGCATGCTCTCAGATTGGAGCCAGCACATAGTGGGGATTATATACTATTATCTAATCTATATGCATCAGTAGGTAGATCAAATGATGCTGCAAGACTGAGAGATGAGATGAAAAGACTTGGTATCAAGAAGAGCCCAGGGTGCAGCTACATTGAATTGGACGGTATCATCAATGAGTTTTTGGCGGAAGATGACAAACACCCTGAGTCTAAGGAGATATACAACGCAATAGAAAACACCATGGCACAGATCAAGCTGGCTGGCTATGTACCTGACAAAGCACAGGCAAGGTTAGAAGCAGAGGAAGATGACAGAGAAGCATCTGTTTCTCATCACAGTGAGAAGCTGGCCATTGCTTTTGGCCTTATTAGGACATCTCCAGGGGCAACAATCAGGGTAACTAAAAACCTCAGAATATGCACAGACTGCCACAATGCAGCAAAAGTTATTTCGAAGGTTTTCTGCCGAGAAATTGTTGTTAGGGATAGAAGCCGATTTCACCACTTCAAAGATGGGTCATGTTCCTGTAACGATTTCTGGTGA
- the LOC105157276 gene encoding uncharacterized protein LOC105157276 has translation MNQITKASKATTCLFFFFLISSYIFLSSLDRPSHSSTYYSSFLPFLLALLLAVLVVFAVRTTILTWITVMVLLAFAGKRRRVLAREGRKITSDVAMYLVQVLLKDKGLVAFGCATIISLMLMARLRIADQNSL, from the coding sequence ATGAACCAAATCACCAAAGCATCCAAGGCCACAACAtgcctcttcttctttttcttgatttcctcCTACATTTTCCTCTCATCACTTGACAGGCCAAGCCATTCTTCGACCTACTACTCATCGTTCTTGCCATTTCTCCTGGCATTGTTGCTCGCAGTTCTGGTTGTTTTTGCTGTCAGGACCACCATCTTGACATGGATAACAGTGATGGTGCTGCTGGCTTTTGCCGGAAAGCGCCGCAGGGTTTTGGCCAGGGAGGGCAGGAAGATCACATCAGATGTTGCAATGTACTTGGTGCAGGTTCTGCTCAAGGACAAGGGCCTTGTGGCTTTTGGTTGTGCCACTATTATCAGTCTTATGTTAATGGCCCGGTTAAGAATAGCTGATCAAAATTCTTTGTGA
- the LOC105157278 gene encoding protein NBR1 homolog isoform X1: protein MEAASTVVIKVKYGDMLRRFNALIVDEELGLSMDGLRGKILSLFSFAPDTELMLSYIDEDGDMVTLVDADDLRDVMKQGLNPIRITVKLSSGKTTRRFNSSSESSIPLKSPRVQPTLQNLQAGVSEILKTVPEPLRATLTKLSTDLTSKVSLSAPGITEFVDYFSKVGLSCLVQLSEFQTRAQPTTNNDALETRRALTETKDSMMSKIDAATLKVPSNGREGQSSKSGESLTKLQPEETMEHNKVKLINVTGGNMETSSSEVIGLKAVSSALGNVSVGKQEKVNKIKDRYLNEKSHLISSHSLVPPKKKLGKSSCTSVNLPSEGNNVPTEKEVHEPSEPHVGHKTADTSAPHPMKGDCLDGRMRCVFPGGLWASPGSIWGPPNSVSSNLPVLLSGSNPIYECSFSGTPIGNTSAAPLSHTSQAVPFRSSSSQNDSIGIVFHRGVRCDGCGVHPITGPRFKSKVKVDYDLCRICFSEIGNDTDYIRMERPVVRRHHMSEGFYDSNQAPMLPEVSKIKPCASKLDSCFIQDVNVFDGTTVAPLTPFIKIWRMRNNGMVVWPQKTQLIWIGGHRLSSHNSIELEIPAAGLPVDHELDIMVDFIAPELPGQYISYWRMISPSGQKFGQRVWVLIQVDASVRGTPYESIRSLNLNLPPVTNGLIGSETVNAEAEPIVKDSEPKRNNYKKMAEIVEPVLDLQPNNFQDMKFPINDSLLVGSGASSTVRFADPSVPCPVIHMLDPPLPPAPTTSANVDTLELPGKMAGNGASNSIPSPIIHMLDQSPPPAAAISSSEESAVELRAKKEVEEQLLKELEEMGFKHVALNREILRMNDYDLEQAVNDLCGGVDWDSILEDLWEMGFHDTEMNKMLLKKNKGSIMRVVMDLIIAGKI, encoded by the exons ATGGAGGCTGCTTCTACTGTGGTGATCAag GTCAAGTATGGGGATATGCTGAGGCGTTTCAATGCTCTAATTGTTGATGAGGAATTGGGTCTCAGTATGGACGGACTAAGAGGGAAGATCCTTTCCCTCTTCAGCTTTGCTCCGGACACTGAGTTAATGCTCTCTTATATTGATGAAGATGGTGATATGGTGACCCTTGTTGATGCTGATGATCTCCGTGATGTGATGAAGCAGGGTTTGAACCCTATTAGAATAACTGTTAAGCTGAGTTCTGGAAAAACCACAAGACGGTTTAATAGTTCAAGTGAAAGTTCTATACCCCTCAAATCACCTAGGGTGCAACCAACATTGCAAAATCTGCAAGCTGGGGTATCAGAGATCCTGAAAACAGTGCCAGAGCCTCTACGTGCAACACTCACTAAGCTCTCCACTGATTTGACCTCAAAAGTGTCATTATCTGCTCCAGGTATTACAGAGTTTGTTGACTACTTCTCGAAAGTGGGCTTGTCCTGTCTGGTTCAGCTTTCTGAGTTCCAAACTAGAGCGCAGCCCACCACAAACAATGATGCTCTTGAAACCAGGCGAGCACTAACAGAAACCAAAGACTCTATGATGTCCAAGATTGATGCTGCCACTCTGAAGGTTCCATCAAATGGCAGAGAAGGGCAATCCTCGAAGAGTGGTGAGAGCTTGACAAAACTTCAACCTGAGGAGACCATGGAACACAACAAGGTGAAACTTATTAATGTAACTGGAGGGAACATGGAGACTTCATCTTCAGAAGTGATTGGCTTAAAAGCTGTGTCATCAGCCCTTGGAAATGTTAGTGTTGGTAAGCAAGAAAAGGTCAATAAAATCAAGGACcgttatttaaatgaaaagtCTCATCTGATATCTTCTCATTCACTAGTTCCTCCGAAGAAGAAGCTTGGAAAATCTTCTTGCACATCTGTTAATCTGCCATCTGAAGGAAATAATGTTCCTACTGAAAAGGAGGTTCATGAGCCTAGTGAGCCTCATGTTGGACACAAAACTGCTGATACCAGTGCTCCTCATCCTATGAAGGGGGATTGTCTTGATGGAAGGATGAGATGTGTATTTCCTGGTGGTTTGTGGGCATCTCCAGGCTCAATATGGGGACCTCCTAATTCTGTTAGTTCAAATTTGCCAGTCTTACTGTCTGGCTCTAACCCCATATACGAGTGCTCATTTTCTGGAACACCTATTGGAAATACCTCAGCTGCTCCGTTGTCTCACACTTCCCAGGCAGTTCCGTTTAGGAGCAGCAGCAGTCAGAATGACAGCATTGGTATTGTCTTCCACCGGGGTGTTCGTTGTGATGGTTGTGGGGTCCATCCAATAACTGGTCCCAGGTTCAAGTCAAAAGT AAAGGTGGACTATGATCTATGCAGAATCTGCTTTTCAGAAATTGGAAATGACACTGACTATATCAGAATGGAACGCCCAGTAGTTCGTCGACACCATATGTCTGAGGGGTTCTATGATTCA AACCAGGCTCCAATGCTACCAGAAGTCTCTAAGATCAAACCATGTGCATCCAAGCTAGATAGTTGCTTCATTCAGGATGTGAATGTATTTGATGGCACTACTGTGGCACCTCTAACTCCATTTATCAAGATTTGGCGAATGAGGAACAATGGTATGGTTGTATGGCCCCAGAAAACACAGCTTATCTGGATTGGTGGACATAGATTGAGCAGTCATAATTCTATTGAATTGGAG ATTCCTGCAGCTGGTTTGCCGGTAGACCATGAGCTTGATATCATGGTTGATTTCATTGCTCCTGAGCTTCCTGGTCAGTACATTTCTTACTGGAGAATGATTTCACCCTCTGGCCAAAAGTTTGGGCAACGTGTTTGGGTTCTTATCCAG GTTGATGCTTCTGTGAGAGGGACACCATATGAAAGCATTAGGAGCTTGAACCTGAACTTACCTCCTGTAACCAACGGCTTAATTGGTTCTGAAACTGTCAATGCAGAGGCAGAGCCAATTGTGAAAGATAGTGAGCCCAAGCGCAATAACTACAAAAAGATGGCTGAAATAGTGGAACCAGTACTAGACTTGCAGCCAAACAATTTTCAGGACATGAAATTCCCAATCAATGACAGCTTGCTGGTTGGCAGTGGTGCATCAAGCACTGTTCGTTTCGCTGATCCATCCGTTCCATGTCCTGTTATTCATATGCTTGATCCCCCACTTCCACCAGCACCCACTACAAGTGCAAATGTAGACACACTAGAGCTCCCAGGAAAGATGGCTGGAAATGGTGCATCAAACTCTATTCCAAGTCCTATTATTCATATGCTTGATCAATCACCTCCACCTGCAGCAGCTATTTCGAGTTCAGAGGAATCAGCAGTAGAGCTCCGTGCAAAAAAGGAAGTGGAGGAGCAACTCCTTAAGGAGCTTGAGGAGATGGGCTTCAAACATGTTGCTTTAAACAGGGAAATCTTGAGGATGAATGACTATGATTTGGAGCAAGCCGTGAATGATCTTTGTGGTGGTGTTGATTGGGATTCTATCCTTGAGGATTTGTGGGAGATG GGTTTTCATGATACAGAAATGAACAAGATGCTGCTGAAGAAGAATAAGGGAAGTATCATGCGCGTGGTTATGGATCTTATCATTGCAGGGAAGATCTAG